The following are encoded together in the Babylonia areolata isolate BAREFJ2019XMU chromosome 18, ASM4173473v1, whole genome shotgun sequence genome:
- the LOC143292429 gene encoding SEC14-like protein 1 isoform X2, giving the protein MVQKYQSPVRVYKYPFELVMAAYEKRFPTCKMIPVFLGSEIMKDHKSEDGAVHIVERRCRLAVDAPYLLKKIVGVDCVYFIQKNELDRRNRTLKIKAFNESFSSRIVINEHCNYSVHPENSSWTCFEQDASLDIKHFFGFESTVEKIAMKQYTHNIKKGKEVIEYYINELISEGITYIPPWTDPNPKPALSQPTQDDAPSQDSGLRSRSNSVASVHSQNSLVLGATAATIQSSGVPEIHEPDGASALPDSPGKLDDDYIARFLGHLTPVEESRLVQLRQWLSHTHKGKIPKDPHILRFLRARDFHIEKAREMLVHSLAWRKLHNIDRLLETYTCPDIIEKYYPGGWHYFDREGRPLYVLRLGQMDVKGLMRSVGEEAILKHVLAKNEEGLMLAAEATNKRGYPVSACTCIVDLDGLSMRHLWRPGIRALLRIIEIVEANYPETMGRLLIVRAPRVFPVLWTLVSPFIDENTRRKFMIYGGKDYLGAGGLIEFVEKQYIPDFLGGDCYCGVPEGGLVPKSMYQEELIDRSPDEPSSLSPNSLYQTAHVVKDFPNEVLIQVPQRGSVITWDFDILKGDVTFTVFRCKQSIDQDPVHQHHVSGATGGIGSVQFIDKNMTVGVDLSIVEPPHICRDGDSVQGSHVTSQSGSYILQWKYFDSAKASFDFPLSSHKSKVMYYTELLPSEVFRGSMSSLQSCQSGFSSLSIGTSHSSTSGLGSSASRPPR; this is encoded by the exons GCCTATGAAAAACGTTTCCCTACTTGCAAGATGATTCCAGTATTCCTTGGCAGCGAGATCATGAAAGACCATAAAAGTGAGGATGGGGCTGTTCACATTGTGGAGCGCAGGTGTCGTCTAGCTGTTGATGCTCCATATCTTCTGAAAAAG atTGTTGGTGTGGACTGTGTCTACTTTATTCAGAAAAATGAGCTGGACAGAAGAAATCGCACACTCAAAATCAAGGCTTTCAATGAGAGTTTTTCTTCAAGAATAGTCATCAATGAACACTGTAATTACTCG GTTCATCCTGAGAATTCAAGCTGGACATGCTTTGAACAAGATGCTAGTCTGGACATCAAGCATTTCTTTGGCTTTGAAAGCACAGTGGAGAAAATTGCTATGAAACAGTACACACATAATATAAAGAAG GGCAAAGAGGTGATAGAATACTACATCAATGAACTGATCTCAGAAGGGATCACCTACATCCCTCCATGGACAGACCCCAACCCCAAGCCTGCTCTTTCACAGCCCACCCAGGATGATGCCCCTTCACAGGACTCTGGTCTGCGCAGTCGGTCCAATAGTGTGGCCAGTGTTCACAGCCAGAACAGTCTGGTACTTGGTGCCACAGCCGCTACCATCCAGAGCTCAGGCGTTCCAGAAATACATGAACCAG ATGGGGCCTCTGCTTTACCAGACAGCCCTGGGAAGCTGGATGATGACTACATTGCCAGATTTCTGGGCCACCTCACGCCAGTGGAAGAGAGCCGTTTGGTGCAGCTGAGGCAGTGgttgtcacatacacacaagggCAAG ATTCCGAAAGATCCACACATTCTGCGGTTCCTGCGGGCCCGGGATTTCCACATTGAAAAGGCCAGGGAAATGTTGGTTCACTCCTTAGCCTGGAGAAAGCTGCACAACATTGATCGGCTGCTGGAAACGTACACATGCCCTGATATCATTGAGAAGTACTATCCAGGTGGTTGGCACTACTTTGATAGAG AGGGAAGGCCATTGTACGTACTCCGACTTGGCCAGatggatgtcaagggtcttatgAGATCTGTTGGGGAAGAAGCCATCCTGAAACAT GTGTTGGCGAAGAATGAGGAAGGTCTGATGCTAGCTGCAGaagcaacaaacaagagaggatATCCTGTCAG tgcatgcacatgtattgtGGACTTGGACGGTCTGAGCATGAGGCATTTGTGGAGACCTGGTATCCGTGCATTGCTGCGCATCATTGAAATTGTGGAGGCCAACTACCCTGAGACCATGGGCAGGCTGCTCATTGTACGGGCCCCCAGGGTCTTCCCCGTCCTCTGGACTCTCGTTTCGCCCTTCATCGATGAGAACACCCGTCGCAAGTTCATGATCTATGGTGGGAAGGACTATCTGGGTGCTGGAGGCCTGATTGAGTTTGTGGAGAAGCAGTACATTCCTGACTTCTTAGGGGGTGATTGCTAT TGTGGAGTGCCAGAAGGAGGGTTGGTGCCAAAGTCCATGTATCAGGAGGAGTTGATAGATCGCTCACCGGATGAACCTTCCAGCCTCAGTCCAAACAGTCTCTATCAGACTGCACATGTTGTCAAAGACTTTCCAAATGAG GTGCTGATCCAAGTGCCTCAGCGAGGCTCGGTCATCACTTGGGACTTTGACATACTGAAGGGTGACGTGACCTTCACTGTGTTCCGCTGCAAGCAGTCCATCGACCAGGACCCTGTGCATCAGCATCACGTCAGTGGAGCCACTGGTGGCATTGGGTCTGTGCAATTCATTGACAAAAACATGACTGTTGGAGTGGACTTGAGCATAGTGGAGCCTCCACATATATGCCGGGATGGTGACAGTGTTCag GGTTCTCATGTAACCAGCCAGTCAGGGAGCTACATTCTGCAGTGGAAGTATTTTGACTCTGCCAAGGCATCTTTTGACTTCCCTCTGTCGTCTCACAAGTCCAAAGTCATGTATTACACAGAGCTGCTTCCTTCAGAGGTTTTCAG AGGGTCAATGAGCAGTCTCCAGTCCTGTCAGAGTGGCTTCTCCTCTCTCAGCATTGGCACATCTCACAGCAGCACTTCGGGTTTGGGATCCAGTGCTTCAAG
- the LOC143292429 gene encoding SEC14-like protein 1 isoform X1: MVQKYQSPVRVYKYPFELVMAAYEKRFPTCKMIPVFLGSEIMKDHKSEDGAVHIVERRCRLAVDAPYLLKKIVGVDCVYFIQKNELDRRNRTLKIKAFNESFSSRIVINEHCNYSVHPENSSWTCFEQDASLDIKHFFGFESTVEKIAMKQYTHNIKKGKEVIEYYINELISEGITYIPPWTDPNPKPALSQPTQDDAPSQDSGLRSRSNSVASVHSQNSLVLGATAATIQSSGVPEIHEPDGASALPDSPGKLDDDYIARFLGHLTPVEESRLVQLRQWLSHTHKGKIPKDPHILRFLRARDFHIEKAREMLVHSLAWRKLHNIDRLLETYTCPDIIEKYYPGGWHYFDREGRPLYVLRLGQMDVKGLMRSVGEEAILKHVLAKNEEGLMLAAEATNKRGYPVSACTCIVDLDGLSMRHLWRPGIRALLRIIEIVEANYPETMGRLLIVRAPRVFPVLWTLVSPFIDENTRRKFMIYGGKDYLGAGGLIEFVEKQYIPDFLGGDCYCGVPEGGLVPKSMYQEELIDRSPDEPSSLSPNSLYQTAHVVKDFPNEVLIQVPQRGSVITWDFDILKGDVTFTVFRCKQSIDQDPVHQHHVSGATGGIGSVQFIDKNMTVGVDLSIVEPPHICRDGDSVQGSHVTSQSGSYILQWKYFDSAKASFDFPLSSHKSKVMYYTELLPSEVFRGSMSSLQSCQSGFSSLSIGTSHSSTSGLGSSASRYGPRVFLPPR; this comes from the exons GCCTATGAAAAACGTTTCCCTACTTGCAAGATGATTCCAGTATTCCTTGGCAGCGAGATCATGAAAGACCATAAAAGTGAGGATGGGGCTGTTCACATTGTGGAGCGCAGGTGTCGTCTAGCTGTTGATGCTCCATATCTTCTGAAAAAG atTGTTGGTGTGGACTGTGTCTACTTTATTCAGAAAAATGAGCTGGACAGAAGAAATCGCACACTCAAAATCAAGGCTTTCAATGAGAGTTTTTCTTCAAGAATAGTCATCAATGAACACTGTAATTACTCG GTTCATCCTGAGAATTCAAGCTGGACATGCTTTGAACAAGATGCTAGTCTGGACATCAAGCATTTCTTTGGCTTTGAAAGCACAGTGGAGAAAATTGCTATGAAACAGTACACACATAATATAAAGAAG GGCAAAGAGGTGATAGAATACTACATCAATGAACTGATCTCAGAAGGGATCACCTACATCCCTCCATGGACAGACCCCAACCCCAAGCCTGCTCTTTCACAGCCCACCCAGGATGATGCCCCTTCACAGGACTCTGGTCTGCGCAGTCGGTCCAATAGTGTGGCCAGTGTTCACAGCCAGAACAGTCTGGTACTTGGTGCCACAGCCGCTACCATCCAGAGCTCAGGCGTTCCAGAAATACATGAACCAG ATGGGGCCTCTGCTTTACCAGACAGCCCTGGGAAGCTGGATGATGACTACATTGCCAGATTTCTGGGCCACCTCACGCCAGTGGAAGAGAGCCGTTTGGTGCAGCTGAGGCAGTGgttgtcacatacacacaagggCAAG ATTCCGAAAGATCCACACATTCTGCGGTTCCTGCGGGCCCGGGATTTCCACATTGAAAAGGCCAGGGAAATGTTGGTTCACTCCTTAGCCTGGAGAAAGCTGCACAACATTGATCGGCTGCTGGAAACGTACACATGCCCTGATATCATTGAGAAGTACTATCCAGGTGGTTGGCACTACTTTGATAGAG AGGGAAGGCCATTGTACGTACTCCGACTTGGCCAGatggatgtcaagggtcttatgAGATCTGTTGGGGAAGAAGCCATCCTGAAACAT GTGTTGGCGAAGAATGAGGAAGGTCTGATGCTAGCTGCAGaagcaacaaacaagagaggatATCCTGTCAG tgcatgcacatgtattgtGGACTTGGACGGTCTGAGCATGAGGCATTTGTGGAGACCTGGTATCCGTGCATTGCTGCGCATCATTGAAATTGTGGAGGCCAACTACCCTGAGACCATGGGCAGGCTGCTCATTGTACGGGCCCCCAGGGTCTTCCCCGTCCTCTGGACTCTCGTTTCGCCCTTCATCGATGAGAACACCCGTCGCAAGTTCATGATCTATGGTGGGAAGGACTATCTGGGTGCTGGAGGCCTGATTGAGTTTGTGGAGAAGCAGTACATTCCTGACTTCTTAGGGGGTGATTGCTAT TGTGGAGTGCCAGAAGGAGGGTTGGTGCCAAAGTCCATGTATCAGGAGGAGTTGATAGATCGCTCACCGGATGAACCTTCCAGCCTCAGTCCAAACAGTCTCTATCAGACTGCACATGTTGTCAAAGACTTTCCAAATGAG GTGCTGATCCAAGTGCCTCAGCGAGGCTCGGTCATCACTTGGGACTTTGACATACTGAAGGGTGACGTGACCTTCACTGTGTTCCGCTGCAAGCAGTCCATCGACCAGGACCCTGTGCATCAGCATCACGTCAGTGGAGCCACTGGTGGCATTGGGTCTGTGCAATTCATTGACAAAAACATGACTGTTGGAGTGGACTTGAGCATAGTGGAGCCTCCACATATATGCCGGGATGGTGACAGTGTTCag GGTTCTCATGTAACCAGCCAGTCAGGGAGCTACATTCTGCAGTGGAAGTATTTTGACTCTGCCAAGGCATCTTTTGACTTCCCTCTGTCGTCTCACAAGTCCAAAGTCATGTATTACACAGAGCTGCTTCCTTCAGAGGTTTTCAG AGGGTCAATGAGCAGTCTCCAGTCCTGTCAGAGTGGCTTCTCCTCTCTCAGCATTGGCACATCTCACAGCAGCACTTCGGGTTTGGGATCCAGTGCTTCAAG